A single genomic interval of Nitrosomonadales bacterium harbors:
- a CDS encoding (Fe-S)-binding protein, translating into MADVTAPPFRVIPIVPALKPGSMEGKGPYLANEKMQEALGYPGKLVDDWHDKAIAKMGELLGKFRSLQVYMDACVHCGACSDKCHYFIGTQDPKNMPVARQDLMRSVYRRYFTFAGKYFPKLVGARDLTREVLDEWYNYYHQCSECRRCSVFCPYGIDTAEITMAAREILATVGMGQKYSNEIIAKVHKIGNNLGLPEPALRDTLEGLEEDVKDDTGIDVRFPLDVKGAEVLLITPSADFFAEPHIDSLIGYAKVFHASGTSWTLSSMASEGANFGMFIGSYEQLRQVALRIRQAALELGVKRIVVGECGHAWRVAYSFWNTLSGVGSGADETDRFAQMLQKQLDHRYRQPTHICEFTLDLVERNAITLDREANDKHIITFHDSCNVARGSRMGDFAGGQFEIPRNLIKAAAHNFVEMDPNTTRERTYCCGGGGGLLTDDLMDLRVKGALPRMEALKQVVDDEQVNFLALICAICKTQFSKVAPAYGFDRKMVGGIHQLVSNAIRLGDK; encoded by the coding sequence ATGGCGGACGTCACCGCACCCCCGTTCCGTGTCATCCCCATTGTTCCGGCATTGAAACCGGGTTCGATGGAAGGCAAGGGCCCGTACCTCGCCAACGAGAAGATGCAGGAGGCACTGGGCTATCCCGGCAAGCTGGTGGACGACTGGCACGACAAGGCCATCGCCAAGATGGGCGAACTGCTCGGCAAGTTCCGTTCGTTGCAGGTCTATATGGATGCCTGCGTCCATTGCGGAGCCTGTTCGGACAAGTGCCACTACTTCATCGGCACCCAGGATCCCAAGAACATGCCGGTCGCGCGCCAGGATCTGATGCGCAGCGTGTATCGCCGCTATTTCACTTTCGCCGGCAAATACTTCCCCAAACTGGTCGGCGCGCGCGACCTGACGCGCGAAGTGCTGGACGAGTGGTACAACTACTACCACCAGTGTTCCGAGTGCCGGCGTTGCTCGGTGTTCTGCCCGTATGGCATCGACACCGCCGAAATCACCATGGCGGCACGCGAGATACTCGCCACGGTCGGCATGGGACAGAAGTATTCCAACGAGATCATCGCCAAGGTCCACAAGATCGGCAACAACCTCGGCCTGCCCGAGCCGGCATTGCGCGACACGCTGGAAGGACTGGAAGAGGATGTCAAGGACGATACCGGCATCGACGTGCGCTTTCCGCTGGATGTGAAGGGTGCGGAAGTATTGCTCATCACGCCGTCAGCCGATTTCTTTGCCGAACCGCACATCGACAGCCTGATCGGTTATGCCAAGGTGTTCCATGCCTCGGGCACCAGCTGGACGCTTTCATCCATGGCATCGGAAGGCGCCAACTTCGGCATGTTCATCGGCAGCTACGAACAATTGCGCCAGGTCGCGTTGCGCATCCGCCAAGCTGCGCTGGAACTGGGGGTGAAACGTATCGTCGTCGGCGAGTGCGGCCACGCATGGCGCGTCGCCTACAGCTTCTGGAACACTTTGTCTGGTGTCGGCAGCGGTGCGGACGAAACCGACCGCTTTGCCCAGATGTTGCAGAAACAACTCGACCATCGTTACAGACAGCCGACCCACATCTGCGAATTCACCCTCGATCTGGTGGAGCGCAACGCGATCACGCTGGACAGGGAAGCGAACGACAAGCACATCATCACCTTCCACGATTCCTGCAACGTGGCACGCGGTTCCCGCATGGGAGATTTCGCGGGCGGCCAGTTCGAGATCCCGCGCAATCTGATCAAGGCGGCCGCGCACAACTTCGTCGAGATGGATCCGAACACCACGCGCGAGCGCACCTACTGTTGCGGTGGTGGCGGCGGTCTGCTGACGGACGACCTGATGGACCTGAGGGTGAAGGGCGCGCTGCCGCGTATGGAAGCCCTGAAACAGGTCGTCGATGATGAACAAGTGAATTTCCTGGCACTGATCTGTGCCATCTGCAAGACGCAATTTAGCAAAGTGGCTCCCGCTTATGGTTTCGACCGCAAAATGGTGGGGGGGATACATCAGCTGGTCAGCAACGCGATCAGACTGGGTGACAAATAG